The genomic stretch AATTTTCCATCCATCAGATCTTTCATAAGTTTTTTAAAAGAAAGATTCATGCCCTGGTTCTCCTTCGACCGGTCCAGAAAATTCTGGATATCCGTTAAATCATACTGATCCAGGTCTAAATTTTCCGCCGGGATGGATGCTTCCTTACCTGATGATGTTTCCGCTCCCAGGCTGTCCTTGCAAAAAAGAAGCAGCATTAAACTAATAAGGCACAGCAGGAAAAAGGCGGTTCTTTTCATAGTCCTTAACCCTCCCGTCATGATAAAAATACCTGCAGTGTCTCGATCAGCGCAAGGAGAATGGGCATGCTGACCGCCAGAACGGAAAGCTTTCCAAATATTTCGATCTGAGTCCCTACGGCTCCATATCCGGCATCCTTGCATATCCCAGCGGCAAATTCTGCGATGTAGGTAATTCCTATCATCTTTACCAATGTGGTTAAATAGACGCTGTTAATCTTAATATAGGTCTGGATCTCCTTCATCGTATCCAGAATGGTGGTGAGCTTTCCCATGCCGTAAAAGAAGATAAAAAAGCCCGCCGCCATGACCAGATAGGTCCCATATTCCCCCTTCATCCCCTTTAACGAAACCGCTAAAAGCACTGCAACGATTCCTGTTATGGCTATGGTCACTACGGTCATACACTCACCTACAATGCAAACAGATTTTTAATGGATTCAAATAACTGATAAATATAAGGCACCAGCCAGAACAGTACCAGGATCAGCCCCGCAAGGCTTGTTAAGAATGCCTGTTCTTCCCGTCCGCTGTGTTTTAAAACCTGGCAGATGACGGAAACCAGGATTCCAACTGCTGCAATTTTAAAAATCAAATTGACTCCCATGCGATCCTCCTTAATACATTACGATTGTTAGGAATAAACCGCCCATGATACCCAGACTGGTATAAAGGCGGCTTTTTTCCTGCTTATGTTTTCTCAGATAACCGATTGTTAAGTCCAGCTGTTCCAGATATAAAAGGATATTCCGCTCCTGCATGTCCATGTCCAGGTAACCCAGATGCTCCCCCAGACCTTTTAAATTCTGTTTGTCCTCTTTGGACAAGCAGACCTCCCTGGGAAGCTTGTCAATCTCCTCCTGCCAAATGGTATAAAAGGTCTCTCCCTGTTGTCCGGAAAGTCTTTCCGACACGCTCTCAAACAAAACACCGATCTCGCCCCCAGCCTTTCTGCCGGTCCGTTCAAAGGCCTCAGTCAGCGGGGAATTGGCATAAACAATCTCGCCTTTCAATAAAAAAATCATTTTTCTAAGCTTTTCTACCGTTCTTAAATGCTCGTTCCATTGGGCCGCCATAAAAAATCCAAGGCCTGAGCATGATATAATGACCAGAATAGCTCCTATTATCCGCAGCCATGTATTATCCATAAGCTATGCACTCCTGCCTGTCCCACCGTATTCCCATCTGATGTACCTGCGCCTTGTAGAGCTGCGTTCCCCTGGAATCATAGATCTGGTCGATGTTTCCGATCCTTCCTAAGTTGTTTAAGACCACATACCTCTCAAAGATCCGCTCCTCCACCAACTTTCTAAGAATCGGCTTCTGCTTTAAATCATCTATAGAGTTTCCGTGAACCGTGGCAATCAGCTTGCAGCCGCAGTTCATTACGTATTCCATTGCTTCCAGATCCTCCCGGCTCCCGATCTCGTCCACGGCGATCACTCTTGGGGACATGGTCCGTATCAGCATCATCATTCCTCTTGCCTTGGGACAGCAGTCCAAAATATCGGTACGGATTCCAAGTTCATTCTGAGGGATCCCCTGATAACAGGCCCCAATCTCAGAACGCTCATCAACCACGCCCACGGTAAGGCCTGCATGCTCCTCAGAACCGTTGGAGACCTGACGGATCAAATCTCTCAGCAAAGTGGTCTTTCCGCACCTGGGAGGGGAAATGATCAGCGTGTGATAGATTTCTCTCCCTTCCTCATAAAGATAGGGCAAAACCTCAGAGGCGCAGCCCTTTACCTGATGGGACAGCCTGACGTTGACAAAGGATATGTATTTCATGGCCTTAATTCCAGATTCGTCTAAAATGGTCTTTCCTGCGATTCCGATCCGGTGTCCTCCCTGAATGGTAATGAACCCCTGCTTCATCTCTTCTTCAAAAGCATAAAGAGAATAGTTACTCATGTACTCCATGGTTTCCTTAAGCTCATTTTTCGAGACGATATAGGCATCCTTTCCTTCCTTATTCAGAGAACCCTTAAGAGTCACATAATACTCCTCATTCCGGTATACCATTAAAAGAGGAGCTCCTACCCGGAGCCTGATTTCCTGAACCTCGTCAAAGTTAATTGTTACCCGGTTTAAAATTTCTCTTATGCTCCTGGAAAATATATTGATAAGCTCGTCTTTCCTCTCCACCTTCATCCCTCCTCTTACCTCAATATATGTGTGGTGGGACAAATTATGACTGAAAAACTTCTGACTTCCTGAAAGGCATTCCGGCACGCTGCTGCATAAAAAAAGAGCTTATTCCCGATGATTCTGACGAAGCATCTGAATAAGCTCAAAGATAATCTTATTATTATTTAATTCCCTAATATTCTTCTGACTGAAACAATTGTCATAAAATCCACAGAGGATATTTTAATCCCATCCTTTGGGCCGCTTGCATGGATCAACTGATTCTGCCCTATGTAAATACCGGTATGTCCTATGTAATATACTATATCGCCGGGCCGGGCATTTTCGATTCCGCCCACATCAAATCCAGCTTCTCCCTGGGCTTCAGAGGTCCTTGGGAGGCTTATGCCAAATTGATTATAAACGCTTAGCACAAATCCGG from Lacrimispora sphenoides JCM 1415 encodes the following:
- the spoIIIAD gene encoding stage III sporulation protein AD, which encodes MTVVTIAITGIVAVLLAVSLKGMKGEYGTYLVMAAGFFIFFYGMGKLTTILDTMKEIQTYIKINSVYLTTLVKMIGITYIAEFAAGICKDAGYGAVGTQIEIFGKLSVLAVSMPILLALIETLQVFLS
- the spoIIIAC gene encoding stage III sporulation protein AC, producing MGVNLIFKIAAVGILVSVICQVLKHSGREEQAFLTSLAGLILVLFWLVPYIYQLFESIKNLFAL
- a CDS encoding stage III sporulation protein AB, with protein sequence MDNTWLRIIGAILVIISCSGLGFFMAAQWNEHLRTVEKLRKMIFLLKGEIVYANSPLTEAFERTGRKAGGEIGVLFESVSERLSGQQGETFYTIWQEEIDKLPREVCLSKEDKQNLKGLGEHLGYLDMDMQERNILLYLEQLDLTIGYLRKHKQEKSRLYTSLGIMGGLFLTIVMY
- the spoIIIAA gene encoding stage III sporulation protein AA; protein product: MERKDELINIFSRSIREILNRVTINFDEVQEIRLRVGAPLLMVYRNEEYYVTLKGSLNKEGKDAYIVSKNELKETMEYMSNYSLYAFEEEMKQGFITIQGGHRIGIAGKTILDESGIKAMKYISFVNVRLSHQVKGCASEVLPYLYEEGREIYHTLIISPPRCGKTTLLRDLIRQVSNGSEEHAGLTVGVVDERSEIGACYQGIPQNELGIRTDILDCCPKARGMMMLIRTMSPRVIAVDEIGSREDLEAMEYVMNCGCKLIATVHGNSIDDLKQKPILRKLVEERIFERYVVLNNLGRIGNIDQIYDSRGTQLYKAQVHQMGIRWDRQECIAYG